In the genome of Magnolia sinica isolate HGM2019 chromosome 2, MsV1, whole genome shotgun sequence, one region contains:
- the LOC131231085 gene encoding CBS domain-containing protein CBSX3, mitochondrial-like translates to MAVLNAKTDYLRKIIVQGSSSKSTEVGEIMTNENKQVTVTSDTNIMQAMQLMTDKRIRHVPVIDAKVVGLISIVEAVRTVVEQQHEEVKHLNELIRGDYY, encoded by the exons ATGGCTGTACTGAATGCGAAAACGGACTACCTAAGGAAGATAATAGTGCAGGGAAGTTCCTCCAAATCCACTGAAGTTGGAGAAATTATGACCAATGAG AACAAGCAAGTCACAGTGACCTCTGATACAAACATTATGCAAGCGATGCAATTGATGACAG ACAAACGCATTCGGCATGTGCCAGTAATAGATGCAAAGGTGGTGGGATTGATCTCGATTGTGGAAGCTGTTAGAACAGTGGTAGAGCAGCAGCATGAGGAGGTGAAGCATTTGAATGAGTTAATCAGAGGGGATTACTACTAG